TCAACGAAACGTCCAATCCGGCATAGTACTTCATGGCTGCTCTCCTTAACGCTTCTTGTGGCTGGAACATCCAGACCACGTTCCAAAAGCTCGGAGAGTAGCCACCCTCAGCGCCGATTACCCCATCTCTGTGGTTGAATCCTTCGGTGGGGACGAACTCGTTCGCTAGCGGCTTGGGTAAGTCTTGGCGCTCAGACCTCCTCGAACCCCGGTCCCGGCACGCCCTTGATGTCACGGGGCTTGAGCGCCCGGCCGTCGGCACTGCGCGCACTCATCTCGGCGATGGGCTGGCCGCTGGCGCGCTCGACGAAGATCATGCGCCGGCCCTTTGGGTTGGGCTTGTAGCGGTCGCCCCAATGCGTCATCGAGAGCAGCACCGGCTGCAGATCGAGACCCTGGGGCGTTAGCAGGTATTCGTGCCGGCCGGTATCCAGCGGGCTTTTTTCCAAGATGCCCTCGTCCACCAGGCGCCCCAGCCGGGCCGTCAGGATGTTGCGGGCGATGCCCAGGTTCCGCTGGAACTCGTCGAAGCGCCGGGTGCCGAAAAAGGCATCGCGCAGGATCAGCAGCGTCCAGCGCTCGCCGATGATGTCGAGCGTCTGGGCCAGGGCGCAGTTCATGTCGTCGAAGGGCTTGAGTTTCACGGCCTTTCCCCGCGCTTGAGTTGCTTCACGCAACTGGAATTGTTATAGTCGATTTAGTTTCATGACGCAACTTAAGGGTTTCGCGACATGACACGGAACACACCCGGACCCAAGCCCGTGGCGCTGGTGGTGGGAGCCGGCGACTACATCGGCGCCGCCATTGCCAGGCGCTTTGCCGCCGGCGGATTCCAAGTTTGCTTGGGGCGGCGCAACGGCGACAAGCTGGCGCCGCTGGTCGACGAGATCGAGGCGGCCGGCGGCACGGCCCATCCCTTCGGCTTCGATGCCCGCCAGGAGGACCAGACCGAGGCTCTGTTCGCCCGCATCGAGGCCGATATCGGCCCCCTCGAGGTGGTCATCTTCAATGTCGGCGGCAACGTCTATTTCCCCATCCGCGAGACCACTTCGCGAGTTTTCCGCAAGGTTTGGGAGATGGCCACCTTCGCCGGCTTCCTCTCGGGGCGCGAGGCCGCCAAATACATGGTGCCGCGCGGCCGGGGCGCCATCTTCTTCACCGGCGCCACCGCCAGCCTGCGCGGCGGCATAGGTTTCTCCG
This sequence is a window from Alphaproteobacteria bacterium. Protein-coding genes within it:
- a CDS encoding helix-turn-helix domain-containing protein, which encodes MKLKPFDDMNCALAQTLDIIGERWTLLILRDAFFGTRRFDEFQRNLGIARNILTARLGRLVDEGILEKSPLDTGRHEYLLTPQGLDLQPVLLSMTHWGDRYKPNPKGRRMIFVERASGQPIAEMSARSADGRALKPRDIKGVPGPGFEEV
- a CDS encoding SDR family oxidoreductase — translated: MTRNTPGPKPVALVVGAGDYIGAAIARRFAAGGFQVCLGRRNGDKLAPLVDEIEAAGGTAHPFGFDARQEDQTEALFARIEADIGPLEVVIFNVGGNVYFPIRETTSRVFRKVWEMATFAGFLSGREAAKYMVPRGRGAIFFTGATASLRGGIGFSAFAAGKFGLRALAQSMARELGPENIHVAHLVIDAGVDTQWVRERIKDRDGEDALENLQPDQLIDPASIGEAYWQLYQQPRDCWTHELDVRPYIENW